In a single window of the Nicotiana tomentosiformis chromosome 10, ASM39032v3, whole genome shotgun sequence genome:
- the LOC104109713 gene encoding homologous-pairing protein 2 homolog produces MPPKADNTEGIVLNFVNEQNRPLNVQNVADSLQKFNLKKAPIQKALDNLCDSGKISFKEYGKQKIYLARQDQFDIPDSEELNKMKEENANLQERLDQQKKATSEVEAEIKSLQSNLTLEEIHAKEAKLRKEVDEMEKKLIKLRGGVTLVSPEERKAIEGLYSEALNQWRIRKRMFRDVWDAITENSPKNPKEFKEELGIENDEDVGVNFQSFADLMQHGKKRARG; encoded by the exons ATGCCTCCAAAAGCAGATAACACCGAAG GTATCGTGCTTAATTTCGTAAACGAG CAAAATAGACCATTGAATGTCCAAAATGTGGCAGATTCACTGCAAAAGTTTAACCTTAAAAAGGCTCCAATACAAAAAGCCCTGGATAATCTCTGTGACAGCGGTAAGATATCATTTAAAGAGTATGGCAAGCAGAAAATCTATCTGGCTCGGCAAGATCAATTTGACATCCCAGACAGTGAAGAGCTTAACAAAATGAAGGAAGAAAATGCCAATCTACAAGAAAGGTTGGATCAACAGAAGAAAGCCACCAGTGAGGTTGAAGCAG AAATTAAGTCTCTGCAGTCAAATTTGACCCTGGAAGAGATACATGCTAAAGAAGCCAAACTGAGAAAAGAG GTTGATGAGATGGAAAAGAAACTAATTAAATTGCGGGGAGGTGTAACCTTGGTAAGTCCAGAAGAAAGAAAAGCCATTGAGGGGTTGTATTCTGAAGCCTTAAATCAGTGGAGAATTCGAAAAAGGATGTTCAGAGATGTATGGGATGCCATTACTGAGAACTCTCCCAAAAATCCTAAAGAGTTTAAG GAGGAACTTGGAATTGAGAATGATGAGGATGTTGGTGTGAATTTTCAGTCTTTTGCTGAcctgatgcaacatggcaagAAGCGTGCTAGAGGCTAG
- the LOC104109715 gene encoding aluminum-activated malate transporter 9-like — MVTIKNFFKKASSDENKEKLLPNDYDERKGCCNCFSPLNDRFTSFFNNLQDFAKKAIEMGRNDPRKIIFSLKMGFALSFVSLLIFWKKPNDIAQFAIWAILTVLVMFEFSIGATLIKGFNRGLGTFCAGMLAFIFAQLALWAGERERVVIVVSIFIVAFFGSYLKLYPTMAPYEYGYRVFILTYCILIVAGNRTREYNVAICTRLALIALGAGICLLINISIYPIWSGEDLHRLVVKNFMDLANSLEGCINGYLSCVEYDKDANDSEYNGYKSVIESTGREQTLLGFAIWEPPHGRYRMHKNLWRDFVKLSSALRHCAFMVMALHGCIQSEIQAPLEKRKVFRNELKRVGANAAKVLRELGTKLEKLEMLDSHENILKEVHETAQHLQKKIDHKSYLLVNSKSWEIGKPNINSEDSSSENGSENLPLSSRSRSLSETAIDISSLQANWPQLAKESSEFTKSSFRKQNQWPSRLSLADGSDIADTCEMETYLSASSLSLATFASLLIEFVARLQNVVDNFEELSQRAEFKEPDVIIPPSAIKS, encoded by the exons ATGGTGACCATAAAGAATTTTTTCAAGAAGGCTTCTTCAGATGAAAACAAAGAAAAACTGCTGCCAAATGATTATGATGAAAGAAAAGGCTGCTGCAATTGTTTCAGTCCATTGAATGATAGGTTTACAAGTTTTTTCAACAATTTACAAGATTTTGCTAAGAAAGCAATCGAGATGGGTCGCAACGATCctcgaaaaattattttttccttaaAGATGGGATTTGCATTATCTTTTGTGTCTCTTCTCATTTTCTGGAAGAAACCTAATGATATTGCTCAGTTCGCAATTTGGGCAATCTTAACGGTTCTTGTTATGTTTGAGTTCAGCATAG GAGCAACCTTAATTAAAGGATTTAATCGTGGTTTGGGGACGTTTTGTGCTGGGATGCTTGCCTTCATCTTTGCTCAATTAGCATTGTGGGCTGGAGAAAGGGAAAGAGTTGTAATTGTTGTGAGCATTTTTATCGTAG CATTTTTTGGATCATACTTGAAGCTATACCCAACAATGGCACCATATGAATATGGATATCGAGTATTTATCTTGACGTATTGTATCCTAATTGTGGCTGGAAACAGGACTAGAGAGTATAATGTGGCAATCTGTACTCGTTTGGCACTGATTGCTCTTGGTGCTGGTATTTGCTTGTTGATTAATATTAGTATTTACCCCATCTGGTCTGGTGAAGATTTGCATCGTTTGGTGGTTAAGAATTTCATGGATCTTGCAAATTCTTTGGAAG GTTGTATCAATGGGTACTTAAGTTGTGTTGAGTATGATAAAGATGCAAATGACTCAGAATATAATGGCTACAAATCTGTCATAGAATCCACAGGCCGAGAGCAAACATTG CTTGGATTTGCTATTTGGGAGCCACCTCATGGGCGTTATAGAATGCACAAGAATCTGTGGAGAGACTTTGTCAAATTAAGCAGTGCATTGAGACATTGTGCATTTATGGTCATGGCATTGCATGGATGTATCCAATCAGAAATCCAG GCACCACTAGAGAAGAGGAAGGTATTTCGTAATGAGCTAAAGAGGGTCGGTGCAAATGCTGCAAAAGTTCTACGGGAGCTAGGAACAAAGTTAGAAAAATTGGAAATGCTAGATAGTCATGAAAATATTCTAAAAGAAGTGCACGAGACAGCTCAACATCTGCAGAAAAAAATAGACCACAAATCATATCTTTTGGTCAATTCAAAGAGTTGGGAAATTGGAAAACCAAACATTAATTCTGAAGAttcttcaagtgaaaatggtagtGAAAATTTGCCATTGAGTTCTCGATCTCGATCACTAAGTGAAACAGCCATTGACATAAGTTCATTGCAAGCAAATTGGCCACAATTGGCAAAAGAATCGTCTGAATTTACAAAATCATCATTTAGAAAGCAAAACCAATGGCCCTCACGTCTCTCGCTTGCTGATGGTAGTGACATTGCCGATACATGCGAAATGGAAACTTATTTAAGTGCAAGTTCTTTGTCTTTGGCTACTTTTGCTTCACTTCTTATTGAATTTGTTGCAAGGCTTCAGAATGTGGTTGACAACTTTGAAGAATTAAGTCAAAGGGCAGAGTTTAAAGAGCCAGATGTTATCATCCCACCTAGTGCAATAAAGAGTTAG
- the LOC104109712 gene encoding uncharacterized protein yields the protein MGKKLDALLGRNFKTARFKATVNLAISRLVVLKNQRQARCSIARSDVVQFLNLGHHERALLRVEQVIKEQNMLDVFVMVEGYCVLLIERTNLLQQEKVCPEELKEAISSLIYAASRCGEFPELQELRVIFTSRFGKEFAARAVELRNNCGVNPKMIQKLSTRMPSLEHRTKVLKEIASENNIVLQIEEVVLETTEEKDTVKRQDQPEGDLSSKSGYEGRLPVLPQNVDHEVGRKYKDVADAAQAAFESAAYAAAAARAAVELSRSESRDPDDPNSPTQKPRNVSDYREDLKSKFRAGEERNNKEMNAGDVVEEIQPTQNYDFHSEANQLPDGDEEEERKQRTFKEQFKRSVSASSSDSADDILDDEVIRPGHGVIFDEIDDVGKKSRIPSLKSPKSEVFGSEKSNSKDVSIEGAGRDSWYFTDNEISPGYQAGNEKEVEGFTKQGAEKLDINKTPISVRTRRNYHW from the exons ATGGGAAAAAAACTTGATGCCTTACTAGGAAGAAACTTCAAGACTGCTAGATTTAAAGCAACTGTCAATCTTGCCATTTCCAGACTTGTTGTACTCAAGAACCAGCGTCAGGCACGGTGCTCGATCGCGCGGTCTGATGTGGTTCAGTTCTTAAACCTTGGTCACCATGAAAGAGCTCTTCTGAGG GTTGAGCAAGTGATTAAGGAACAGAACATGCTGGATGTGTTTGTCATGGTAGAAGGCTATTGTGTTCTATTAATAGAAAGGACCAACCTTCTTCAACAAGAAAA AGTGTGTCCTGAGGAATTGAAGGAGGCGATATCGAGCTTGATTTATGCAGCTTCAAGGTGTGGCGAGTTCCCAGAACTTCAAGAGCTTCGTGTTATTTTCACGTCGAGGTTTGGGAAAGAATTCGCAGCTCGTGCTGTTGAGTTAAGAAACAATTGTGGAGTAAATCCTAAG ATGATTCAAAAGCTGTCAACGAGGATGCCTAGCTTAGAACATAGAACCAAAGTACTGAAGGAAATTGCTTCAGAGAATAACATTGTTTTGCAAATTGAGGAAGTAGTTTTGGAAACTACAGAG GAGAAGGATACTGTGAAAAGGCAGGACCAGCCTGAGGGAGATCTATCAAGTAAATCAGGATATGAAGGTCGCTTACCAGTTCTACCTCAAAATGTAGACCATGAAGTTGGGAGAAAATATAAAGATGTAGCAGATGCAGCACAAGCAGCTTTTGAATCTGCTGCTTATGCAGCTGCAGCTGCAAGAGCAGCCGTTGAACTCTCTCGGTCTGAATCGCGTGATCCAGATGACCCGAATAGTCCAACTCAGAAGCCAAGGAATGTATCAGACTATCGTGAGGATTTAAAATCAAAGTTTCGTGCAGGAGAGGAGAGGAACAATAAGGAGATGAATGCTGGGGATGTAGTTGAGGAAATACAGCCTACTCAGAACTATGATTTTCATTCTGAAGCCAACCAACTCCCTGATGGAGATGAGGAGGAAGAACGCAAACAGAGGACATTTAAAGAGCAGTTCAAAAGATCAGTCTCTGCTTCAAGTTCTGATTCAGCAGATGACATTCTTGATGATGAGGTTATACGTCCAGGGCATGGGGTAATCTTCGATGAAATCGATGATGTTGGAAAGAAAAGCAGAATTCCGTCGTTGAAAAGTCCTAAGAGTGAAGTTTTTGGTTCTGAGAAATCAAACAGCAAGGATGTTTCTATCGAAGGGGCCGGCAGAGACTCTTGGTACTTCACTGATAATGAAATTTCTCCAGGGTACCAAGCAggaaatgaaaaggaagttgaagGATTCACGAAGCAAGGTGCAGAAAAACTAGACATAAATAAGACGCCAATATCAGTGAGAACTAGAAGGAACTATCACTGGTGA
- the LOC104109714 gene encoding small ribosomal subunit protein cS23: protein MLSMSVQSSLKSSVTIPSLPSHNPSVKSFRCSSFSVNNTASSSILSYKTKPTRNKFFASAATETEPVTAEISDSIVQEIEKTDSKKKVIEKPRLVLKFIWMEKNIGLGLDQVLPGHGSVPLSPYFFWPRKDAWEELKTTLESKPWISQKQMIILLNQATDIINLWQQSGGNLS, encoded by the exons ATGTTATCAATGTCAGTTCAATCTAGCTTGAAAAGCAGTGTTACTATCCCTTCTTTACCTTCCCACAATCCCTCTGTTAAATCCTTCAGATGTTCTTCCTTCTCTGTAAACAACACAGCTTCATCTTCCATTCTTAGTtacaaaaccaaaccaacaagAAATAAGTTTTTTGCTTCAGCTGCCACAGAAACAGAACCAGTTACAGCTGAGATTTCAGACTCTATAGTTCAAGAAATAGAG AAGACTGATTCTAAGAAAAAGGTAATTGAGAAGCCAAGGCTGGTGTTAAAGTTCATATGGATGGAGAAGAACATAGGACTTGGTCTTGATCAAGTGTTACCAGGACATGGTTCTGTTCCTTTGAGTCCATATTTCTTTTGGCCAAGGAAAGATGCATGGGAAGAGCTTAAAACAACACTAGAGAGCAAGCCATGGATATCACAGAAGCAGATGATTATTTTGCTTAATCAAGCAACTGATATCATCAATTTGTGGCAGCAGAGTGGTGGCAATTTGTCCTAA